A section of the Macadamia integrifolia cultivar HAES 741 chromosome 9, SCU_Mint_v3, whole genome shotgun sequence genome encodes:
- the LOC122087939 gene encoding uncharacterized protein LOC122087939: MESQGLGRNIRVGYTMHTKSDSDVTSLDPLSPPRSPRRLLYYVQSPSQHDVEKMSYGSSPMGSPHHYHCSPIHHSRESSTTRFSASLKNPRNATAWKKIHRELDEGDKDNDDEDASPWDSGDVKRFYVVCFVFSFVVLFTVFSLILWGASKPYKPIISMKSIVFESFNIQAGMDNSGVATDMMSLNSTVKIRFRNPANFFGVHVTSTPLQLYYYQLQLASGYMEKFYQSRKSQRVITVMVKGSQVPLYGGVSAVNGGVKQDLQSIQVPLNLTFLVRSRAYVLGKLVKPKFYRTIRCAVTLQGNRLGKPLSLLNSCFYQ, encoded by the exons ATGGAGTCTCAAGGCCTTGGCAGAAACATACGGGTAGGTTATACAATGCACACGAAATCCGACTCGGATGTTACAAGTCTCGACCCGTTGTCGCCGCCGCGGTCTCCACGGCGGCTCCTCTACTACGTGCAGAGCCCGTCGCAGCACGATGTAGAGAAAATGTCGTATGGGTCAAGCCCTATGGGTTCTCCACATCACTACCATTGCTCTCCCATTCACCACTCTCGTGAATCATCCACCACCAGATTCTCAGCTTCTCTCAAAAACCCTAGGAACGCTACAGCTTGGAAAAAAATACACAGAGAGCTCGACGAGGGAGACAAAGACAACGACGATGAAGACGCAAGTCCGTGGGATTCCGGCGACGTCAAGAGGTTCTATgtggtttgttttgttttttcattcgTTGTTCTGTTCACGGTGTTTTCCTTGATCTTGTGGGGCGCAAGCAAGCCATACAAACCCATAATCTCCATGAAg AGTATAGTGTTCGAAAGCTTTAATATACAAGCAGGGATGGACAACTCGGGAGTGGCAACAGATATGATGTCATTGAATTCGACGGTCAAGATTCGATTCCGGAACCCAGCAAACTTCTTCGGCGTCCATGTCACTTCCACCCCGCTTCAACTTTACTATTATCAGCTCCAGCTGGCCTCTGGTTAT ATGGAAAAGTTCTACCAGTCGAGGAAGAGTCAGCGGGTGATAACAGTGATGGTGAAGGGGAGCCAAGTGCCGCTTTACGGAGGTGTATCTGCGGTTAACGGTGGAGTAAAACAGGACCTACAGAGTATCCAGGTGCCGTTGAACCTGACGTTCCTGGTTAGGTCGAGGGCTTACGTTCTCGGGAAGCTTGTGAAGCCCAAGTTCTACAGGACCATCCGTTGCGCCGTCACCTTGCAAGGCAACCGGCTCGGCAAGCCACTCTCCTTGCTCAATTCTTGTTTTTATCAATGA
- the LOC122089548 gene encoding tRNA-specific adenosine deaminase TAD2-like has protein sequence MYCNRSMNTSTSRRSSMMGSKFSILHVTLSSCVVVEDGRVIASGRNRTTETRNATRHAEMEAIDVLLEQWQINGLSESEVAQKFSRCDLYVTCEPCIMCATALSILGINAVYYGCSNDKFGGCGSVLSLHSNCSENLFRDVFSQGKAFKCTGSVMASEAISLFRSFYEQGNPNAPKPHRPVQASQRA, from the exons ATGTACTGCAACAGAAGCATGAACACTAGCACAAGCAGAAGGAGCAGCATGATGGGAAGCAAGTTTAGTATTCTGCATG TTACATTGAGCAGTTGTGTGGTTGTTGAGGATGGAAGGGTCATTGCTTCAGGGAGAAACCGAACTACTGAGACACGAAAT GCTACAAGACATGCAGAGATGGAAGCCATCGATGTTCTTCTTGAACAGTGGCAAATTAATGGACTGTCAGAATCAGAAGTTGCACAGAAGTTTTCAAGATGTGACCTCTATGTTACATGTGAACCCTGTATAATGTGTGCAACAGCGTTATCAATACTTG GAATAAATGCAGTATATTATGGCTGTTCTAATGATAAGTTTGGGGGTTGTGGATCAGTCTTATCTTTACATTCAAattgctcagagaaccttttcag AGATGTATTTTCACAAGGGAAGGCTTTTAAATGCACTGGATCAGTTATGGCATCAGAAGCCATCTCTCTTTTCCGAAGTTTCTATGAGCAAGGGAACCCCAATG CTCCAAAACCTCATAGGCCGGTTCAGGCATCACAAAGAGCTTAG
- the LOC122088682 gene encoding protein RETICULATA-RELATED 3, chloroplastic-like produces MATTAQLRYSPLPSHHRIAGKRSFPGEASFFPSISFPVHSATTSTNLSLTLLQPRASNSANSASKIKLSSDGGNNGGGIGRGTGGGGSGDGWSSGGSKDGDSSGDPGFGILGLFLNGWRSRVAADPQFPFKVLMEELVGVTACVLGDMASRPNFGLNELDFVFSTLVVGSILNFVLMYLLAPTMSASSSSLPAIFASCPQSHMFESGAYSVLDRLGTFVYKGTVFAAVGFAAGLVGTALSNGLIKLRKKMDPSFETPNKPPPTLLNAFTWALHMGLSSNFRYQTLNGIEFLLAKGLPPVAFKSSVVVLRCLNNVLGGVSFVVLARLTGAQKGGNTEVAVPVTGSAEEKVKLLEGGEDLQSSESTCK; encoded by the coding sequence ATGGCAACGACGGCTCAGCTCCGGTATTCTCCACTCCCCAGTCATCACAGGATCGCCGGGAAGCGTAGCTTTCCTGGTGAAGCTTCATTCTTTCCGTCTATCTCTTTCCCAGTTCACTCTGCAACCACCTCAACAAACCTCTCCCTCACTCTCCTCCAACCCAGAGCCTCAAACAGTGCTAACTCTGCCTCAAAAATAAAACTTTCCAGTGATGGAGGAAATAACGGTGGCGGAATTGGCCGCGGCACTGGTGGTGGCGGTAGTGGTGATGGATGGAGTTCCGGCGGAAGCAAAGATGGAGATTCCAGCGGCGATCCGGGGTTCGGAATTCTTGGGCTGTTCTTGAATGGGTGGAGATCTAGGGTTGCTGCGGATCCGCAGTTTCCCTTCAAGGTTTTAATGGAGGAGTTAGTTGGTGTTACTGCTTGTGTTCTTGGAGACATGGCGTCTCGGCCCAATTTCGGTCTCAATGAACTTGATTTCGTGTTCTCCACTCTCGTCGTCGGATCGATTCTCAATTTTGTTCTTATGTATCTGTTAGCACCTACGATgtcagcttcttcatctagtCTCCCTGCGATCTTCGCGAGTTGCCCGCAGAGCCACATGTTTGAGTCGGGAGCTTATAGTGTTCTCGATCGGTTAGGGACTTTTGTTTATAAAGGAACAGTTTTTGCCGCTGTAGGGTTCGCAGCTGGACTCGTTGGGACGGCGCTTTCTAATGGGTTGATTAagttgaggaagaagatggatcCGAGCTTTGAGACGCCAAATAAGCCTCCGCCGACGTTGCTGAATGCTTTTACTTGGGCGCTTCATATGGGTTTGAGCAGTAATTTTAGGTACCAGACACTGAATGGGATCGAGTTTTTGCTCGCAAAAGGGCTGCCTCCTGTGGCTTTTAAGAGCTCAGTGGTGGTTTTGAGGTGTTTAAATAATGTTCTTGGTGGAGTTTCGTTTGTGGTGTTGGCGAGGTTGACGGGAGCACAAAAAGGCGGAAATACCGAGGTTGCTGTGCCGGTGACGGGTTCGGCTGAAGAGAAGGTGAAGTTATTAGAGGGGGGTGAGGATTTGCAGAGCAGCGAATCCACTTGTAAGTGA